The nucleotide window TACGAAAGCGAAACTGAAAGTGAGAGCGCAGGGTGATAGCAGCCGGGAGCAGGGCCGGTGAGCTCTGCCGGTGCTGGCAGACTGGGCAGGTGCCTGCAGCGCACGCCCCGTCTGGTTCGGGTTCCCCTAAAGAGCTGGGTCTTCACGGGCCAGCCGCTGAGGCCAGGGAAGGATGCGAGCGCAAAGTCCAAGCTGGCTTAGTAAGTGTGGGCTGTAAAGGCGCATGCACACCGAGGACTGGGTGTGATAGTGTCGCTCTGAAAAACACCTCTTGGTTATTAACTGTCCACGGAACACGCATGATGGTAAATAATCACAGTCACCAAGGTTTTAAAGAGTAACACAAGTTACTTGTGCTCAATGGCCATTTAGGCAGCGTTTTGTTTAGGTATTAAGAGCTTTTGGTGGCTTGCAAagtgcaaataaaaagaaaataatacacATTCTTCATTATAAAGTGCTCTTGTTTATGTGCTTTAGAGAGACTTAGTGGgataatatgcatgactggaatattggaaTAGAAGAGTACAGCTTGCtcgggaaggacaggcagggaaaaaaggagaCGGTGTTGCCCtgtgtattaaaaatgtatacacttggactgaggtcgAGCTGGAAATAGGAGTCAGACTTGTTGAAAATCTCTGGGCAAGGATAAAATGGGTAAAAACTAAGGGGGAATGTCATGGTAGGAGTCTACTATCGactacctaaccaggaagaaaaggtggatcaggatttttttttaaacaactaacaaagtCATCCAAACCAcaagacttggtggtgatgggggacttcaactacccagacatctgttgggaaaacaacacagcagggcccagattatccaacaagttcttggaatgtcctagagacaatttttttatttcagaaggtggagaaagctactaggggagaggcagttctagatttgattttgacaaatagggaggaactggttgagaatctgaaagtgcaaggcagcttaggtgaaagtgatcatgaaatggtagagttcatgattctaaggaatggtaggagggagaacagcaaaataaagacaatggatttcaagaaggcagagtttagcaaactcagggagttggtagtaagagcccatgggaagcaagtctaaggggaaaaattattgaaaacagttggcagtttttcaaagagacattattaagggcacaagagcaaactatcccaccgcataggaaagataggaagtattgCAAGAaatcaccctggcttaaccaggagatcttcaatgatctaaaaatcaaaagggTCCTAAataaagtggaaactaggtcaaattataaaggatgaatataaacaaacaagtaTGGAGGGACAGAATTAGAAAGTCCAGGAcccaaaacaagattaaactagctagagacaagagtaacaagaaaacattctacaaatacattataagcaagaggaagaccaaggacagggtaggttcATTACTCAGTGAGTGAGAAAAAccagtaacagaaaatgtggaaatggcagaggtgcttaatgatttctttgttttggttttcaccaagaaggttggtggtgactgTACGTCTAACATAacaaatgccagtgaaaatgaggtatgaTCAGAGGGTAAATTAGGAGAAAAACAagctaaaaattacttagacaaattagatgtcttcaagtcaccacggtctgatgaaatgcatcctagaatactcaaggagccgACTGAGGAGATATTGGAGCCATTAGcgtttatctttgaaaagtcatggaagatgggagagattccagaagactggaaaaggacaaatatagtgccaaatctataaaaagggaaataaggacaacccggggaactacagaccagtcagcttgacttctgtacccagaaagataataagcaaattattaagcaatcagtttgcaaacatctagaagataataaggtgataagttacagtcagtatggatttgtcaagaacaaatcatgtcaaaccaacctgatagctttctttgacagggtaacaagccttatggatAGGGGGgcagcggtagatgtggtatatcttgactttagtaaagcttttgatactgtcccgcatgaccgtctcataaacaaactagggaaatacaacctagatggagctgctATAATGTGAGTacaaactggttggaaaactgttcagagagagtagttatcagtggttcacagtcatgctggaagggcataatgaggggtcccacagggatcagttctgggtccagttctgttcaatatcttcagcaatgatttagataatggcatacagagtacgcttaagtttgcggacgataccaagctgggagaggttgcaagtactttggagggtgggattaaaattcaaaatgatctggacaaactggagaaatggtctgaagtaaatagcatgaaattcaataaggacaaatgcaaagtattccacgtGGAagtaacaatcagttgcacacatgcagaatgggaaatgcctaggaaggagtactgtggaaagggagctgggggtcatagtggatcacaaactaaatatgagtcaacagtgtaaaactgttgcaaaaaaagcaaacatcattctgggatatattagcaggaccattgtaagcaagacacaagaagtaattcttccgctctgctctgcgctaattaggcctcaactggagtattgtgccaggtttgggcaccacatttcaggaaagatgtggacaaattggagaaagcccagagaagagcaacaaaaatgattagaggtctagaaaacatgacctatgggggaagagtgaaaaaactgggtttgtttaggctggagaagagaagactgagtggagacatgataacagtgttcaagtacataaaaggttgttacaaggagtagggagaaaaattgttcttcttaaccgctaaggataggacaagaagcaatgggcttaaactgcagccagggaggtttaggttggacattaggagaagttaagcaatggaataaattgcctagggaggttgtggaatctccctcattggagatttttaagagtgggTTAGAcaaacctgtcaggaatggtctagatcagtggtgggcaatctgtggCCCGGGGGCTGCACGTGGCCAGTTGGGGTaataccctggcaggccacaagACCGTTTATTTACATTGACTATCTGCagacatggctgcctgcagctcccagttgccatggttcactgttcctggccaatggcagctgcaggaagcggcacgaGCCACAGGGACGTGCTGACCGCTgctttccgcagctcccattgcccgggaatggtgaaccatggccacgcCTGCGGGCAGTCAATATAGAGACTGTCTggcggcccaccagcagattattCTGACAAGGCCACCAGGTTCCCCACCGCTGGTCTAGATAattcttagtcctgccatgactgtaggggagtggactagatgacctcttgaagtcccttcctaTGTCCTATGATTATTTGGTATGTTACATATAGCAGATTTTTGTGTGGATAATATTATTGCTGTTATTTCTTTTAGATGGCACTCAAAGTGTTCTAGGTGCTTTCCAAGCAGAAGCAGTGGTGATAAActtgtgattttatcacaagACTTACAAAAGTTTTACTGTAAGCCCTACCTCCTAGAGACAAGTAAATGTGTGAGAATTGcagatttcattaaaataaaaccagaaaaagcTGTGCaactttctagccctcatgattgcagaggaaagcttgaaaatgtaaccCAAGTATGCTTGAAAGCTTGGAAACCAGAAATCACATAAAACTAactttttttgggaaaaaatctGATACATTTTAAACCTGCCTCATAATTATTTggaacacttggggttggcaatactgcagaaGGGAAGGTGTGGTCCTGACACAACAAGATAAATACCACCCTGATCCTGCTAATGCACTACTTGCATGTAATTAAGCAAGTGTGTACAGTATTTTAAAGATAAGGGGCAACTCTGAAAACGTTTGTAGCCCCCGCCCTGCCCTGACATCACATGTGCGCAAGTGGATCCTTCCTCTTATATGGAATTTCACTACCTCCAGGATAAACATTTTCCAGTGTGTTCATTACTATGTTTATGAACATCCTCATATTATTGTAATTTTAAATATAATAGAACACTGGCCTTATAACTCATAATGAAGTATGTTCTTTTTATCTTTGTTTCAAAGCCTTAAGCTGTGCACTGTAGAAATCTTGGCATGTCTTGCTCTCAGGTTATTATACTATCCTGTATGTTCTACATATTGTGAAAGTGGTCTAttgtttctatttcctcagggtTCAATGGATTTAACAAGTCAACCATGTTCCTTAAAAGATGACTCTATTGTAAGTATTTTCTGTTGTGCCAATGCTATAAGAATCTGTATTTGAAAAAGATCTCTAAATGGAGATGTTTAGCTGGTGCTGTAAgatatttttcagtaataaataGGCACTCTTTTTCTGAACAGCTTCCAATTATAGCCTGtatctcctttctctctctttttcttacaaaattaaaaagataaataaaaaaaaaaatctggacagGACAAAGCACTGGAAAATATTTTGTAGGAAATATTTTGTGGAATATCCAGTTTGGCATGGAAACTCACTCCATTACTTAATGGGTCTTTTCTGTGCCTAAATTTTATGATTCACATTCCAGTTTTACATAATCCTAAGTGAAACAAGAGGGATTTTTCTGCAGGTCTTTCTGGAATTTTTCTCTTTCAGAATATTGCAACCAGAAGTAAAATGGAGCAAGAAGGGCTTTTCCTTCATTTCTGGTGCTCAACCCAGCAACAagttttctaattttttaattcTGAAATACTTTTTGATCCTATTTTCCCTACCGATATTATTCTTGGCAGTCTAATCATCtgctcctgcaaagacttatacaCCTATAAGTAGGCTTGGAGGGATTAGAATTTTGTTGATAAATGTCGATTTCACTGTTCACATATGAAGTGACAaaaatttccatcaataataattgaaatttacagataggcaaagtaagcaaAATGCTGCCCAAGTAAGGATTTAAACTTTTGTATtaggcttgttacaaatggactagTGAAATAAATAGTAAAAACAAGTATGATTTGTTGATTGAAGGAcatttgctttgtatattttgatgtgatgaTGACAAATTGTGTTTTAacaattataaagctttaactttttgaatctcagcaaaTACTGGCATTAGTTATCTTACTcccccataattttgcacaactgtgaacattttaattgataaaaatgcttaaaaataaatattgatattatctattgatttttttttttaaataatttcaatcaaattctgccaaggctCTTTATATAACTTTATACACTGTGAGTAAACCCACTGACCTCAGTTGACCACACTGATCTTAGTTCTTTTTGGAAGACCATGGGACAGCACGCCTCCACAGTGTGTCAGAACTATTAGCCCTAGTTTGCAGTTGGATAATAGTTCCAATTAGGTCCCCGTGTTTAATGACCAAAATCCATTTTCTGATATTTACATCCTTTCCAACCACAACAGTAGTTCAGTGATTTCTGTCTAACTTTCAAGACTTATTGAAGTGAAAGAGTAAAAATGAGAAACTCATCGTTATAGTGCATCTGTTATACTCCTGCATGAAAATACTGCGAATATCTAATTCAGCATGTCTCTATCAGATTTGCCTAATCAGCACTTTCTCCCCATCACCCATCAGGACTGGCAGagttgcagagaagcagcaaaaggcTCTCAGTCAAGAACTGGACTGTCGTGTACTGATTAACTAATAACTACAGtggcaaaatatttcaaattagTGCAAAGTGTTACTCTTTTCAGTTTACTAATATAGTTTGAACACTGCTGGTATGATTTGTACAGATAACGATTTAACAAGTGAATAATCTCTCTAGCATGACATATCTTGTGATATTATAGTGTGAAAAAATAGTACTGTGCATTTTCTTGTCTTTCTAGAATCTGAAAGTTACTGACCATTCTGGCACACAGATAGATGACGTTGACAATCTTAAAGAAGAACTAGAAAAATGGAAGGTGCGTATGAACTGTACAGCTCTTaggtttccactgaagtcagaagcagcagcatgcatgtttccaaaagaaaaaaattgcccaaagattgcttttaaaccgactttacaatattttgtttgttCTAATGAAAATATACTGAAGTACTTGTTGTTTTCAATGTCAAGGAAAGGCTTGGAAaagctgaaaaacaaaaagaTGAGCTCCTTCTTTTGAAACTAAGTGCTGATAAAGAGAGAGATCAGGCACAAGATGAGCTGAAAAAGCTAATGGATTTAGAAGAGGAGCAATATAAGGAGAACATGATAACAAAGGAAAACCAGGAGGTAACAAGAGAATTTTCCCATAGCTATCAACATTTGGAGAAGAGCTGGAGACGTGTTCCGTGTAGGTTGGAGTACTTTCCCCTTTCAATCCAAAAAGCTCCATCAGAACTACAATTTTTAGGGCCAAAATATTTAGCACATCATTTTATAAAAAATTCAGAAGTtacatgataaaaataaaaaagaaatcttgCAGTAGTTATTTGAAAGAATGCAGGCAAAGCTAAGACTTTCTACATCACAGGTAAAAAGTGATGGATAACAGAATATACCTTCAACTGGTCCAAGGCTCCCATTGACAGCAGTCTTACAATTCACGAAAGTCCACATTGTGTTGAGTTGGGTCATTCAATTGCTCTATCAAATTACATAAAGAacactttaaaacaaaacttcCTAATAAAAACGCCTCATAAAAGCTTAAGAGTATCCAGGAGAGTTAGTCACTTCTACATAGCTGTAAAGAGCTTGCAACCTGAGAAAGCTTGTAGCTAACATAGCTGCATAAAGACACAGAAGTTTACTTACTAAGGATGGCAAAGTTATTCTCTGCTTAATTTGAGAATGAATTGGTAATTGCCCTTGGGGTATGTAATCTAGGCATTTGCAACATGAGTGGTAGGCAGTGAACTCTTCCTATACTGTCAGGGGCTGATGGTTGTGGCTTATCTGGGAGAGAGATTTGCAGTACAGTTTTAGATTTGCCCTATGAGCTGTAGCTTAGAGGCTATTATCTCAGTATCCCAAGGTATTTTTAATAATGATTTTCATGTAGATGTTCAAGCCAATAAATGATGGATTTAATTTGTTTTGCTGGTACATTATTAATTTCAGAGAACTTCAGACATAGTAGAATGTAAGTAGCCAAATAGACTGAAATTCAAGCTCCTTGTCCTCATGTTCACGGCTCTACACGGTTTTGCCTCATTCTACATCTCTGTTGTTACTTCCCCATTATGTTCCTCCCAGTTCTCTTACTTCACTGTGCCCTTTTTCTTCTTTCTACTCagctttgggtatggctacatttggaatttcaaagcgctgccccggcagcgctgtgggagcgctgccgcggcagcgctttgaagtgtgaatgtagtcagagcggcagcgctgggagagagctctcccagcgctgcatgtaaaccacatcccttatgggtgtagcgtgcagcgctgagagccgcactcccagcgctgctgccctgattacactgacgctttacagcgctgtatcttgcagcgctcaggggggtgttttttcacaccccagttgcagcgctgtaaagtgtgagtgtagccaaggcctttgtgCTTGTAACTTGTTGCTACACCTGGAATACCTTGTTCTCATCCTACAGGTGCTGTCTCTGTCCTCTTTCAGATCCCTCTTGAAAACCCTCTATTTCAAACAATCTTTTCTTTCTCTTATCAATAATCTATATCCTCTCTGCATTGTCCTCATTCTGTGTCTTATCTTATTTGGAGCCTAATCCTGAAAACACTTTATAtatgtgagtaactttacatATGTACGTACTCCCAGCCAAAGTCAATAGGATTATTCATTGGTAAAGTCACTTAGATGCACAAGTATTtgcagacttagggcttgtctacatcacaaagttgcagcgctggtgagggggttacagcgctgcaacttaggaggtgtacacatctgcagggaatcaccagcgctgcaactccctgtttgcagcgctggccgtactcccgttttgtctcgggtgtagaggatccagcgctggtgatccagcgctggtaatcaagtgtagacacttaccagcgcttttcttgacctccgtggaataagcaggtatcccagcatacctgaggaagcctctctggtaatcaagcatgtctccttccccggtttgctctcgcgttccccgaacccccgagcaagcaggtctccttccctgcggtttgcaggggggttcggggaacgcgagagcaaaccgcggggaagctggtctccttccccggtttgctctcgcgttccccgaacccccgtgcaagcaggtctccttccctgcggtttgcaggggggttcggggaacgcgagagcaaaccgcggggaagcaggtctccttccccggtttgctctcgccttccccgaaccccccttgaagctgcccaacagcgctgcagtgtggccacatctaacaccacttgcagcgctggttgctgtaagtgtggccactctgcagcgctggccctatacagctgtactaatacagctgtaacaaccagcgctgcaaaattgtagatgtagacatacccttaggctttAAAGCCCAAATCCTCTGCTGTACTCATTCTGCTCTTTGGGATGTTCTCAGAGAGCTACTGTGGCTCTCTGATCATGGATTCATAACTTTTAAAGTctgaaggaaccattatgatcacctagtctgacctacaCAAGACACTTACCACATAGACTCTTACCATGTAATTTCTACATCAAACCCATAACTTCTAATTTCACCATCCCCGGTAGATATTAGAGCAGTCTGGGAACTGATGTAAATGCCATAAGTTGATAATGGTGCTAAAAGAGCCACCCACTAGTTCAGGATAACTGGAGCTCATCAATTCTACCATGTCCCCTTTCTAATCCTGACGTGTTCCCTATGCCGGACACCGCAAGACAGCTAGCATGGGAGCTAGTTACATTGGCAGTATACCCGCTCAGGATTCCCCTACACCTAGGAAATCCAGAGCTGTGGAAATGCAACTGATTTCTGCTTCCCTTTTACCTCTTGAATGCATAAagggagtggagtgggagggggccTGGAACTGGCCCTCagtctgtaaactcttcaggacagggaatATAGATTATCCAGGACCCGATCCTGCACATTAATAATTTAATGCACACAATTAATTTCATTGAACTAAACAAGGCTGTTCACATGTATTAATCCCTTGTGTATATGAAGGTTCAGGGCCTAACTGTGTAAAGTGCAGTGTAAGTTCACGTACCACCATAAATGTTTCTGAAATTTTACTTTTCTTATTTAAATTGAATGGAGCTGTTCCTTGGACAGGAAACTTACCTATTGGATAGTAATGTGTACCATTGATTTAATCTATCTCATAATTGTTCATGCCATTGATGGTTGTGTGGTTAGTTATTTTTAGCAAAAGATTAAAAATGGAAATATATTTTCCAATTTCTAGTGCCTACCACTTTTTACTGAAATCCAGAATTTGACCCTTTTACATATTATGCATTATATTTGTAATCTGCAGAGAAATCTTGCTGTAGTAAAGCAACAAAATATTGAGCTGCAGAAGGAGATTCAGAAGCTCAAAGATGACCTTGCAGCAAAGAGTTCAAAGCTTTCACAGGATTTTCGGGTAATTGCTATTTGAAATATTTACAATAGAGCTTTCAAATGGACACATTTTACTTCTGAATTTCTACACTCTAAGGGCCAGATCATCAGTTTTGTAGATCTGTGtaggctccattgacttcactatgaTATTCAGCTATTGCTTTCCTTCTCATTCTCTATCTGGCAAAGTTAATAAATACACTTGACAGTGAGGGGAAAAATGGAAATATGAAACTGGGAGATACAAGAAAGATCAGGACAtgttttaatggaaaaaattgaaagaaaaagaaaagtgcatAACATTTTCATGAGTTCATATTTTATCTCTCTGTCGGAAAGAGGAGTCAAAAGAAAAGGGACTTGTCcattacagaaaaaaaaccaaaacaaaaccccaaaccatgaTTGTAACTTTAGTTTTCCCAAATTGCATGTAGCCTAATTTTGATCTCACTTATAGCGTGGAAatcatttgaagtcagtggagttatattggtataatatGGGTAAGTTCAGAATCAGAACTCTCTTTTGGCTACACTGCTGCAAATGTTATGAAGCACTGTAACATTCATGTTTATTTTACTAAGTTAGTAACATGCGAGGCAATTTTAGCAGGCCTCCTATTACCAAAGAGCTACACTCAGTGCAGCACAAACAGTAACCATAAACTGCTTTGTGATATCGACTTATGCACAATGTTTCGTACTTCCTTTGGTGTTAAAAGTTCGACACATCAAAGCTCTGATCCTGCAGGTAGAATCCCTATTTACTTCAACTGGACTTTTAGTACCTAAGGACAAGTTTGGGCTGAAAGTTTATTGGGGAGGAAAAGTAAAAGCTTACAGACTAAACTCCTTAGGGGACATAGGATCCAGGAGAGGTtggggaatctccatcactggaagtttttaagaacaggatagacacacacctgttagggatggtctaggtttacttggtcctgcttcagtccAGTTACCTCAGTGGTGAATTCAGCCCTACTATATattagccttaaaaaaaaaaaatactgcagagTGAGGCAAGAAAGCATACTGTACATTTTTTCAGTTgcttaataaattatttaaacatTGTCATTTCCTGTCTTGATTCTACAATATTAGATTAAAAGAGAGATaccgaaaaagaaaatgaagtttaCTAGGATGGAAAATGCTGAGAGTGACGACACATTTTTGAATACTTGCTGCCTTTTTCACATAACTGCAAAAATTCCATTCAGATTGCAGCAAAGACAAGCTCTTCTAACTTTTGAAGAGGAGGATGGTATGGTCCATATTTTAAATATAACTAGCAATGTATTTCATGTTAACAGCAAGGGATATGGGGTTAAACAACAATTTATTTGATCACCAGGAGGGCTAACTAGCCCAGGTTGCCAGGGCTGGAAGGGGAACCTGCTTACAGTGAGTAAGAGCACCAGAATCTGGTTCTCAGCCTTAatgcaaacaaacattttcatgcTATCACAAATAAAGTTGAAGACAATATTGAGACAATCGGTTAATAACTCCCACTTTCTCTACAttcagagcccaatcctgcactcGCTCAGATGGGTGCACAGAGTTAGGCTACTGCACCTTGTGAGAGGAGAATTTTGCCAACTATGTCAGCATCAGCTCTAGTCCAATTAAACTCAGCTGACAGGTGCTCACAGAATACCAGCAGTTGACCCTCAGTTACGTAGATCCTACCTCACAGAGGGATGAGGCCTGATCTGCAGCCCATGGAGATCAATGCAAGTTTTTCTGtagacttcagtaggctttggatcagtcacTGTTATCTTCACATTAATATACAGACTTAGTCAATATTAGTAAATCCCTGCCAATTAGTATAGGGCAGTTTTCCCTACATCAGCCTCCTCGAGACACAGCTGTGCCTTATTAAAATGCAGGCAACCCAAGCCTGCAGTGGAGTTGGAGGTTGGAACTTAATTCATCCAGATTTAAATTAAACAGAACAGTTTGTTTGCAAACTAATAAATAAAATTTCACATAAAGCAAGAGCCTGCCTTATTTCTCGATTAACTCTTAGATGGAATCAAAATGTTTCTTACTGGTAGCGATTTAGCCATAATTTTGTATATAGGGATAGCATCTTTCATACTGAGGATCCTAAAATAGTTTACTAGTGATGCATGTTGCATACAgtagtgagattttaaaaaggtatttaaaCACCTAACAAAGCAgataagtgcttttgaaaatctcactaggcacctCACTCCCATTTATTACACTTTTGGCGGTGCAAAAGAGATTTTTGGCTAAGGGCACTAGGGAATACTTTTCATTAGTGTAAAGCTATCTGAAAATCTTCTTAATTTCCCTTGCAGTTGCCCAGAAACTGATAAGAAGAGGTAAGCATACTGTGAGCCTGGATAATGAAAAGATAGAGTTGAAAGCAGTGCCAGTTACACTAGAAACAGGAGTCAAATTTGAGGTAATTGACAAGTCAATATAAAAACCTTTGAGATACTTAAAGAATATGtacttttgttttcaaaaactgTATCGAACAGGTACTGTAGCAcgtaaagaaaataaaagtatatTTTTTGTTAGCTCCATGTAACAATTTCTGGAGAGAAGATTAATGTTTCTGAAGTACCAGATCTACCGATACCTGATGAGTGGATCAGAGACAAAA belongs to Gopherus flavomarginatus isolate rGopFla2 chromosome 10, rGopFla2.mat.asm, whole genome shotgun sequence and includes:
- the NMI gene encoding N-myc-interactor isoform X2; the protein is MMGSMDLTSQPCSLKDDSINLKVTDHSGTQIDDVDNLKEELEKWKERLGKAEKQKDELLLLKLSADKERDQAQDELKKLMDLEEEQYKENMITKENQERNLAVVKQQNIELQKEIQKLKDDLAAKSSKLSQDFRIKREIPKKKMKFTRMENAESDDTFLNTCCLFHITAKIPFRLQQRQALLTFEEEDVAQKLIRRGKHTVSLDNEKIELKAVPVTLETGVKFELHVTISGEKINVSEVPDLPIPDEWIRDKIELNFYKSKRGGGEVKDVRYDRRSRTAMITFLKPGVADNCVRCTKHPFYINEKRFMLSVSPSIEKHLEKFQIFSGISKRTILLSGIQEVEEDEESMQDMIEIHFQKPSNGGGEIENIKYVATGTKLAYFEEDTENVS
- the NMI gene encoding N-myc-interactor isoform X1, yielding MEFHYLQDKHFPGSMDLTSQPCSLKDDSINLKVTDHSGTQIDDVDNLKEELEKWKERLGKAEKQKDELLLLKLSADKERDQAQDELKKLMDLEEEQYKENMITKENQERNLAVVKQQNIELQKEIQKLKDDLAAKSSKLSQDFRIKREIPKKKMKFTRMENAESDDTFLNTCCLFHITAKIPFRLQQRQALLTFEEEDVAQKLIRRGKHTVSLDNEKIELKAVPVTLETGVKFELHVTISGEKINVSEVPDLPIPDEWIRDKIELNFYKSKRGGGEVKDVRYDRRSRTAMITFLKPGVADNCVRCTKHPFYINEKRFMLSVSPSIEKHLEKFQIFSGISKRTILLSGIQEVEEDEESMQDMIEIHFQKPSNGGGEIENIKYVATGTKLAYFEEDTENVS
- the NMI gene encoding N-myc-interactor isoform X4; this encodes MEFHYLQDKHFPGSMDLTSQPCSLKDDSINLKVTDHSGTQIDDVDNLKEELEKWKRNLAVVKQQNIELQKEIQKLKDDLAAKSSKLSQDFRIKREIPKKKMKFTRMENAESDDTFLNTCCLFHITAKIPFRLQQRQALLTFEEEDVAQKLIRRGKHTVSLDNEKIELKAVPVTLETGVKFELHVTISGEKINVSEVPDLPIPDEWIRDKIELNFYKSKRGGGEVKDVRYDRRSRTAMITFLKPGVADNCVRCTKHPFYINEKRFMLSVSPSIEKHLEKFQIFSGISKRTILLSGIQEVEEDEESMQDMIEIHFQKPSNGGGEIENIKYVATGTKLAYFEEDTENVS
- the NMI gene encoding N-myc-interactor isoform X3, which produces MDLTSQPCSLKDDSINLKVTDHSGTQIDDVDNLKEELEKWKERLGKAEKQKDELLLLKLSADKERDQAQDELKKLMDLEEEQYKENMITKENQERNLAVVKQQNIELQKEIQKLKDDLAAKSSKLSQDFRIKREIPKKKMKFTRMENAESDDTFLNTCCLFHITAKIPFRLQQRQALLTFEEEDVAQKLIRRGKHTVSLDNEKIELKAVPVTLETGVKFELHVTISGEKINVSEVPDLPIPDEWIRDKIELNFYKSKRGGGEVKDVRYDRRSRTAMITFLKPGVADNCVRCTKHPFYINEKRFMLSVSPSIEKHLEKFQIFSGISKRTILLSGIQEVEEDEESMQDMIEIHFQKPSNGGGEIENIKYVATGTKLAYFEEDTENVS